The Propionispora hippei DSM 15287 DNA segment GCCTAAGGTTACTTTAGAAGAATTTCCTTTGATGGTTTCCCTGATGATGGCCAATAAGATCACCTCCCAGGATTATTTTATCCAACCGGGAAGAGAAAAAACGGCCAGCCGGAGGCTGACCGCAATATAATAGTAATTTAATTAACGATATTGTTTACTTTGTTTTTAGGACAGGTGGAAGATTTCTTGTCGTTGATCTGTTTTTTCGGCGGCAGCAGTTTTTTTACTTCTAATTTGCATTTGTCGGAATGTATATGATGCTTCTTGCAATTCGGGTCGTTGGAATGATTCGAATTGGGGCATTGCTGTTCCTGAGCCGGAGGTGTTTGGGGCAACTCTGTTTTTGGAGAAGCGTACACCGACATAGCACCGACGCCGTATACCATTGCTAAACCTAATACCAAAGACATGGCCTTTTTATTTTTATTCAACAAACGAAAACCCCTTTCTTATGTACCGGTATAGTTTTGGAAACTGTTGATGTGCTTGTTACATCGCTGTTCCTGTGGCACATATATAGCTTACTGGATAAGTTTTAAATTTTCTTTAATTTGGTTATGGTAAATTCCGGTGTAATCAAGGGAAGATAAGAAAATACTAGACCTAGGGCATGTTTTCAAACTATCCGAAACGCCTCTGACAGCGATTTTTGTGCCATACTTTGTTAACATGTTTTGAAATAGGGGCTGCCTGCGGGTAAAATGTGGCTTTGTCTGGCGCAAAAATTACTCGCTATGAACATTTTATTGATTTGAAGCTACGTCTTGACATTGACAAAGGTACAGTTTTCTTGTACAGTAAGAGTGTAATCACAAATGATATTTATTGATCACAAATGTGAAAAGATAATTAGGAGGATGACAACATGAGAGCAGCCGTGTATTATGGTCCGAAAGATATCCGTATTGAAGAGCGAGCCATACCGGAGATTGGCAAGGGAGATATATTGGTACGGGTAAAATACTGTGCGATTTGCGGTACCGATGTGAGAATTTATAATTTTGGTCAGGCCAATGTGACGCCGCCGCGGATTACCGGTCATGAGCTGACCGGTGTTATTGAAAAAATGGGCGATGAAGTGGAAAATTATCAGCTTGGCGACAAGATCTGTCTGGTTCCGATTATGCCCTGCGGGACTTGTGAATACTGCCTGAAAGGCAAGAGCAACCTCTGCGACAATATCGCCACCTTTGGCTACAATCTGGACGGAGGGTTTGCCGAGTATATCAAAATTCCCGAACGGGCAGTGAAAAGCGGCAATGTAATTAAATTGGCGGAAGATGCCGACCTGTTGGGCACTAGCATTACCGAACCGTTATCCTGCGTCATCAACGGCCAGGAATACTTGAATATCGGCCTGGGTGATACGGTGCTGGTTATTGGTGCAGGAACGATCGGAGCCATGCATGTGTCACTGGCTAAAGCACGGGGGGCGGCTAAAGTTATTCTGGCCGATATTGGTCAGGCCCGGTTGGAACTGGCCGGCAAATGCGGTGCCGATCATTTGATTAATTCCAAAGAGTGTGATCTAATAGAAGAAGTGAAAAAACTTACCAACGGCAAGGGCGTTGATGTTGCTATTACAGCCTGCTCCGTACCCGTGGCACAGGCACAGGCGCTGCAGGCCGTCCGGAAGGCCGGGAAGGTCAG contains these protein-coding regions:
- a CDS encoding zinc-dependent dehydrogenase produces the protein MRAAVYYGPKDIRIEERAIPEIGKGDILVRVKYCAICGTDVRIYNFGQANVTPPRITGHELTGVIEKMGDEVENYQLGDKICLVPIMPCGTCEYCLKGKSNLCDNIATFGYNLDGGFAEYIKIPERAVKSGNVIKLAEDADLLGTSITEPLSCVINGQEYLNIGLGDTVLVIGAGTIGAMHVSLAKARGAAKVILADIGQARLELAGKCGADHLINSKECDLIEEVKKLTNGKGVDVAITACSVPVAQAQALQAVRKAGKVSFFAGLPKDAAVNALDMNIIHYKEVSVFGAYGSSIAQNIKGYHLLANKIVDADKIITNVLPLEQLIDGFEMVKKGEGLKIAIKL